The Polypterus senegalus isolate Bchr_013 chromosome 1, ASM1683550v1, whole genome shotgun sequence genome includes a window with the following:
- the echs1 gene encoding enoyl-CoA hydratase, mitochondrial, giving the protein MAAFYRRAGAVLFQSTKTLSSVLTAARKYSTAGTQYNYLIVDKRGENKNVGFIQLNRPKSLNALCDGLMKEMNQALDAFENDTQVGAIVITGNEKSFAAGADIKEMQNRTFQECYGGNFLSHWNRVSTLRKPIIAAVNGFALGGGCELAMMCDIIYAGEKAQFGQPEILLGTIPGAGGTQRLTRAVGKSLAMEMVLTGDRISAKEAKESGLVSKIFPVEQLVEEALRCGEKIANNSKLVCAMAKEAVNAAFELTLTEGSRFEKRIFHATFATDDRKEGMTAFVEKRKANFKDN; this is encoded by the exons ATGGCAGCGTTTTACAGGAGAGCAGGAGCCGTGCTGTTCCAGTCTACGAAAACTTTGTCTTCTGTTTTAACAGCTGCAAGAAAATATAGTACTGCAG GTACCCAGTATAATTATTTAATAGTTGATAAGcgaggagaaaataaaaatgttggttTTATCCAGTTAAATCGGCCAAAGTCCTTGAATGCCCTCTGTGATGGGTTAATGAAAGAGATGAACCAGGCTTTGGATGCTTTTGAAAATGATACGCAAGTTGGTGCCATAGTCATCACTGGCAATGAGAAGTCATTTGCAG CTGGTGCAGATATTAAAGAGATGCAAAACAGAACATTTCAGGAGTGTTACGGTGGAAACTTCCTTTCTCATTGGAACAGAGTGTCTACTTTAAGGAAGCCTATTATAGCAGCTGTAAATGGATTTGCA CTTGGTGGTGGCTGTGAGCTGGCTATGATGTGTGATATTATTTATGCTGGAGAGAAGGCACAGTTTGGACAACCTGAAATTCTTCTTGGGACAATTCCAG GTGCAGGAGGAACTCAGAGGTTGACAAGAGCTGTGGGCAAATCACTGGCCATGGAGATGGTTCTCACTGGGGACAGGATCTCTGCCAAAGAAGCCAAAGAATCAG GCCTTGTAAGTAAAATCTTTCCTGTGGAACAGTTGGTAGAAGAAGCACTCAGATGTGGAGAGAAAATTGCAAACAACTCTAAACTTGTATGTGCAATGGCAAAGGAAGCAGTCAATGCTG CTTTTGAGCTGACACTAACTGAAGGAAGTAGATTTGAAAAGAGAATATTCCATGCAACATTTGCAACA GATGATCGAAAAGAGGGGATGACAGCATTTGTAGAAAAGAGAAAAGCCAATTTCAAGGATAATTAA